From a region of the Castanea sativa cultivar Marrone di Chiusa Pesio chromosome 10, ASM4071231v1 genome:
- the LOC142613724 gene encoding boron transporter 1-like: protein MEETFVPFEGIRNDLRGRLRCYKQDWTGGIRAGYRILAPTTYIFFASAIPVISFGEQLESNTEGVLTAVQTLASTALCGIIHSIIGGQPLLILGVAEPTVIMYTFMFNFAKERSDLGRNLFLAWSGWVCVWTSFLLILLAILGACSIINRFTRVAGELFGLLIAMLFMQQAIKGLVYEFRIPGGENTSLTEFIPSWRFANGMFALVLSFGLLLTALKSRKARSWRYGSGGLRSLIADYGVPLMVVVWTAVSYIPSGSVPKGIPRRLFSPNPWSPGAYQNWTVVKDMLDVPVLYIIGAFIPATMIAVLYYFDHSVASQLAQQKEFNLRKPSSYHYDLLLLGFLTLLCGLLGIPPSNGVIPQSPMHTKSLATLKHQLLRNRLVQAARGSIRKNASLGQLYGNMQEAYHQMQTPLVYQEASIQGLKELKESTIQAATSTGQMDAPVDETLFDVEKEIDDLLPVEVKEQRVSNLLQATMVGGCVAAMPLLKKIPTSVLWGYFAFMAIENLPGNQFWERILLLFTAPSRRYKVLEEYHATFVETVPFKSIATFTIFQTIYLLMCFGLTWIPIAGVMFPLLIMLLVPVRQYFLPKFFKGAHLQDLDAAEYEEAPALPFNLATEAELGAGASLAGEGEIFDEVITRSRGEFKHVSSPKITSSTATPSNDRKSFQSPRASYSPRVGELKGELSPRSGGRGPHSPRTPQSHTPKSEGKSSNLGKSPLNTETK from the exons ATGGAAGAGACATTTGTACCATTTGAAGGAATCAGGAATGACCTTAGAGGAAGATTAAGGTGTTACAAGCAAGATTGGACTGGTGGCATAAGAGCAGGCTATAG GATTCTGGCTCCCACCACATATATATTCTTCGCCTCAGCAATACCAGTCATTTCATTTGGTGAACAACTGGAGAGTAACACTG AGGGAGTTCTGACAGCCGTGCAAACCTTAGCATCCACTGCACTTTGTGGGATTATACACTCAATCATTGGAGGTCAACCTTTGTTGATATTAGGTGTTGCAGAACCAACTGTGATTATGTATACATTCATGTTTAATTTTGCTAAAGAGAGATCAGACTTGGGTCGGAATTTGTTTCTGGCATGGAGTGGATG GGTATGTGTCTGGACATCATTCCTGCTAATATTACTGGCTATCTTAGGAGCATGCTCTATTATCAATAGGTTTACTCGTGTGGCGGGAGAATTGTTTGGTCTACTAATAGCAATGCTCTTTATGCAACAAGCTATAAAA GGGCTAGTATATGAGTTTCGCATCCCAGGGGGAGAAAATACAAGTTTAACTGAGTTCATACCTTCATGGAGATTTGCAAATGGCATGTTTGCTTTGGTTCTGTCATTTGGCCTTCTGCTAACAGCATTAAAAAGTCGGAAGGCAAGGTCATGGCGGTATGGGTCTG GTGGGCTTCGAAGCCTAATAGCAGATTATGGTGTACCACTTATGGTTGTAGTCTGGACAGCTGTTTCTTACATACCATCTGGCAGTGTTCCAAAAGGGATCCCACGGCGCCTCTTCAGCCCAAATCCATGGTCACCTGGTGCGTATCAGAATTGGACTGTCGTTAAG GATATGCTAGATGTTCCTGTTCTCTACATAATTGGAGCTTTCATTCCTGCAACAATGATTGCAGTGCTTTACTATTTTGACCACAGTGTAGCATCTCAACTAGCTCAACAGAAGGAATTTAATTTGAGAAAACCATCTTCTTACCATTATGACTTACTTCTGTTGGGGTTTCTG ACCTTATTGTGTGGTCTTCTTGGTATCCCTCCATCAAATGGAGTTATCCCACAATCTCCAATGCATACAAAGAGTTTGGCTACCCTTAAACATCAG TTGCTTCGCAATAGACTTGTTCAAGCAGCACGCGGAAGTATCAGAAAAAATGCTAGCTTGGGACAGCTGTATGGGAATATGCAAGAAGCCTATCATCAGATGCAGACCCCTTTGGTCTACCAGGAGGCCTCAATTCAG gGACTAAAGGAATTAAAAGAATCAACCATTCAAGCAGCTACTAGTACGGGGCAAATGGATGCCCCAGTTGATGAGACATTATTTGATGTTGAGAAGGAAATAGATGATCTATTGCCTGTTGAGGTGAAGGAACAGCGTGTTAGCAACTTACTTCAAGCTACAATGGTGGGAGGATGTGTTGCAGCCATGCCCTTACTCAAAAAGATCCCCACCTCAGTTCTTTGGGGCTACTTTGCATTCATGGCCATTGAAAATTTACCCGGCAACCAATTCTGGGAAAGAATCTTATTGCTCTTCACAGCACCTAGCAGAAGATACAA AGTCCTTGAGGAGTACCATGCTACTTTTGTGGAAACAGTGCCTTTCAAGTCAATTGCAACATTCACCATTTTCCAAACAATTTATTTGCTTATGTGTTTTGGACTTACGTGGATTCCAATTGCCGGGGTTATGTTTCCTTTGCTGATCATGCTTTTGGTTCCAGTTAGGCAGTACTTTCTGCCCAAGTTTTTCAAAGGTGCTCATCTTCAGGACTTGGATGCAGCAGAGTATGAAGAGGCACCAGCTTTACCATTTAACCTTGCAACG GAGGCAGAGCTGGGTGCTGGAGCTTCCCTTGCAGGTGAAGGAGAGATTTTTGATGAAGTTATCACAAGAAGCCGTGGTGAGTTTAAGCATGTAAGTAGTCCTAAGATCACAAGCTCCACAGCAACACCATCAAATGACCGCAAAAGCTTTCAGAGCCCACGTGCCTCATATAGTCCTCGTGTTGGTGAACTAAAAGGGGAGCTAAGTCCTCGGTCTGGTGGAAGAGGACCACATAGTCCAAGGACACCACAATCACATACTCCAAAGAGTGAAGGGAAATCATCTAATTTAGGGAAGAGTCCTCTTAACACAGAAACAAAATAG
- the LOC142614105 gene encoding uncharacterized protein LOC142614105 encodes MENDKSFRNGKAEQEEEEEEAKMEKFFALIRSFREARNYRRKELMNDSQVMNDKKKMKRVGGDDHSSWVPKFEWEDFTKEVEFVRPPLIFPSPCNNKEKDKEEREDSGLDLKLTL; translated from the coding sequence ATGGAAAATGACAAGAGTTTCAGAAATGGGAAAGCTgagcaagaagaagaggaagaagaggctAAGATGGAGAAGTTTTTCGCGTTGATTCGAAGCTTTCGAGAGGCACGTAATTATAGAAGAAAGGAATTAATGAACGATTCGCAGGTGATGAATgacaagaagaagatgaagagggtAGGTGGAGATGATCACTCGAGCTGGGTTCCTAAATTTGAGTGGGAGGATTTTACTAAAGAAGTTGAGTTCGTAAGGCCTCCTCTAATCTTTCCTAGTCCATGCAACAACAAAGAGAAAGACAAGGAAGAGCGAGAAGACAGTGGCTTAGACCTCAAACTCACCCTCTAG